Proteins encoded in a region of the Phoenix dactylifera cultivar Barhee BC4 chromosome 3, palm_55x_up_171113_PBpolish2nd_filt_p, whole genome shotgun sequence genome:
- the LOC103705924 gene encoding elongator complex protein 5 isoform X1 has translation MAETICRSLRDGSLEGEQAPALTIKDSLQSPLGSHVFDHFLSTLVSHISAGRSQASGLVLVAFNRSPSFYLDLFKRKGLDASPVDKSFRILDCFSDPLGWKDRLVDSASAEKSILKDSATVFKNVRDVNKLSSSILDLGNGFIGEGKVRFAVAIDLVSNMLRHVSLPSVAGLLNNLRSNDRISCIFWLIHSDLHEPRASAALEYISTMVASLEPMMQSSDGQKTSGSLLWLEENSRKAKFHVRLKRRNGRVKLLYEELHMEQAEIRFEAASSVKTIVDQNLLPRVQFNLQLSDKERADRSNVVLPFEHQGNGEAIQIYDGRRSLSEGQKDPHLMQPSAFSHKMDAQSNNDKGEIHYIRDSDDERPDSDEDPDDDLDI, from the exons ATGGCGGAAACCATCTGCAGGTCCCTGAGGGACGGATCTCTCGAGGGAGAGCAGGCCCCAGCCCTCACCATCAAAGACTCCCTCCAAAGCCCTCTCGGTTCCCACGTCTTCGATCACTTCCTCTCTACCCTCGTTTCCCACATCTCCGCTGGAAGATCTCAAGCCAG CGGTCTGGTTCTCGTTGCGTTTAATCGGAGCCCGTCTTTCTACTTGGATTTGTTCAAGAGAAAAGGATTAGATGCCTCTCCGGTCGATAAATC GTTTCGGATCTTGGATTGCTTTTCGGATCCACTCGGGTGGAAGGACCGGCTTGTGGACTCAGCGAGTGCGGAGAAGTCCATTTTGAAGGACTCTGCTACTGTTTTCAAGAATGTGAGGGATGTCAATAAGTTGTCGTCTTCGATTCTTGATCTTGGAAATG GGTTTATTGGGGAAGGCAAGGTTCGGTTTGCTGTCGCCATTGACTTG GTTAGTAATATGCTGAGGCATGTTTCATTACCATCTGTTGCAGGCTTACTTAATAACCTTCGCAGCAATG ATCGAATTTCATGTATCTTTTGGTTAATACACTCAGACCTTCATGAACCCAGGGCCTCTGCAGCTCTTGAATATATTTCCACTATGGTTGCCAGTTTAGAACCAATGATGCAATCTAGTGATGGGCAAAAAACTTCAGGAAGCTTGCTTTGGCTTGAAGAAAATTCTCGTAAAGCAAAGTTTCATGTGCGTCTGAAGCGTCGTAATGGACGAGTTAAACTGCTT TATGAAGAACTACATATGGAACAAGCTGAGATTAGATTTGAAGCAGCATCTTCTGTAAAGACAATAGTCGATCAAAACCTCCTGCCAAGG GTTCAATTCAATCTCCAGCTATCAGATAAGGAACGAGCTGACAGGTCAAACGTTGTCCTTCCATTTGAACATCAAG GAAATGGTGAGGCTATACAGATATATGATGGGCGGCGATCCCTTTCTGAGGGCCAGAAAGATCCCCATTTGATGCAGCCTTCTGCGTTTTCTCATAAAATGGACGCTCAGTCCAATAATGATAAGGGTGAAATACATTATATTCGTGATTCAGATGATGAGCGACCCGATTCGGATGAGGACCCAGATGATGATTTGGATATATAA
- the LOC103705924 gene encoding elongator complex protein 5 isoform X2, translated as MAETICRSLRDGSLEGEQAPALTIKDSLQSPLGSHVFDHFLSTLVSHISAGRSQASGLVLVAFNRSPSFYLDLFKRKGLDASPVDKSFRILDCFSDPLGWKDRLVDSASAEKSILKDSATVFKNVRDVNKLSSSILDLGNGFIGEGKVRFAVAIDLVSNMLRHVSLPSVAGLLNNLRSNDRISCIFWLIHSDLHEPRASAALEYISTMVASLEPMMQSSDGQKTSGSLLWLEENSRKAKFHVRLKRRNGRVKLLYEELHMEQAEIRFEAASSVKTIVDQNLLPRVQFNLQLSDKERADRSNVVLPFEHQGFSPRAAILLKICQRLDLFAFCPLRTLDYCGP; from the exons ATGGCGGAAACCATCTGCAGGTCCCTGAGGGACGGATCTCTCGAGGGAGAGCAGGCCCCAGCCCTCACCATCAAAGACTCCCTCCAAAGCCCTCTCGGTTCCCACGTCTTCGATCACTTCCTCTCTACCCTCGTTTCCCACATCTCCGCTGGAAGATCTCAAGCCAG CGGTCTGGTTCTCGTTGCGTTTAATCGGAGCCCGTCTTTCTACTTGGATTTGTTCAAGAGAAAAGGATTAGATGCCTCTCCGGTCGATAAATC GTTTCGGATCTTGGATTGCTTTTCGGATCCACTCGGGTGGAAGGACCGGCTTGTGGACTCAGCGAGTGCGGAGAAGTCCATTTTGAAGGACTCTGCTACTGTTTTCAAGAATGTGAGGGATGTCAATAAGTTGTCGTCTTCGATTCTTGATCTTGGAAATG GGTTTATTGGGGAAGGCAAGGTTCGGTTTGCTGTCGCCATTGACTTG GTTAGTAATATGCTGAGGCATGTTTCATTACCATCTGTTGCAGGCTTACTTAATAACCTTCGCAGCAATG ATCGAATTTCATGTATCTTTTGGTTAATACACTCAGACCTTCATGAACCCAGGGCCTCTGCAGCTCTTGAATATATTTCCACTATGGTTGCCAGTTTAGAACCAATGATGCAATCTAGTGATGGGCAAAAAACTTCAGGAAGCTTGCTTTGGCTTGAAGAAAATTCTCGTAAAGCAAAGTTTCATGTGCGTCTGAAGCGTCGTAATGGACGAGTTAAACTGCTT TATGAAGAACTACATATGGAACAAGCTGAGATTAGATTTGAAGCAGCATCTTCTGTAAAGACAATAGTCGATCAAAACCTCCTGCCAAGG GTTCAATTCAATCTCCAGCTATCAGATAAGGAACGAGCTGACAGGTCAAACGTTGTCCTTCCATTTGAACATCAAG GTTTTAGTCCTAGGGCAGCCATTTTGTTGAAAATATGCCAAAGGTTAGATTTGTTCGCATTCTGCCCTCTCAGGACCCTGGATTACTGCGGACCATAA
- the LOC103705925 gene encoding uncharacterized protein LOC103705925, which produces MADSSSASYIRMVQHLIEKCLLFHMNKDECVEALSKHANINPVITSTVWTELEKENKEFFEAYRREREERVLEMETMQMIQKMLAETAAIDPDDED; this is translated from the exons ATGGCTGACTCTTCATCAGCTTCCTACATCCGAATG GTGCAACATCTGATAGAGAAGTGCCTTCTCTTCCACATGAACAAGGACGAGTGCGTGGAAGCCCTCTCCAAGCATGCTAACATTAATCCTGTCATCACGTCTACTG TATGGACGGAGCTGGAGAAGGAGAACAAGGAGTTCTTCGAGGCATACAGGCGGGAGAGGGAGGAGCGGGTGTTGGAGATGGAGACAATGCAAATGATCCAAAAGATGCTGGCTGAGACGGCTGCCATAGATCCTGACGACGAAGACTAA